Proteins encoded in a region of the Flavobacterium sp. MDT1-60 genome:
- a CDS encoding XrtN system VIT domain-containing protein, translating into MKYKTEILDFYAQKPGVIISLIVMLFSTIFLVTSLVSREFHFYDYESIAIPSLVFEFVYGTVVSFLILRDKETYIHLTSFLILNWFIGCFCLNTLIPIFQDLPIWIYATTFAFCISNFFIYNNSEGNSNTFYYFFVNGFSFTVILYFAVYLIPVMPYSFVGIIALGLGFYGLVPALVIAIHTWTVLRYLNRNRIYFISFSAGFSIVIICLIVFTIGLSIESNKIAKTAMVKSFNQNDDLPNYIAVSQNLKPNFFNEILLKKDIVYVGPDDFFSFDNFNSFSNQQFNERKTHNPFISIAYLFCKDSGLSNDDKINILKSNFDKRLETEEQLWSGEDLFTKNIKEDVKIYPDSRLAYTEITMNIACAEDSWRDQEAIYSFQLPEGSVATSLSLWVNGIERKGVLTTKEKAKKAYTQIVGVESRDPSLMQWKEGNKVVVRVFPVNYKTPRTFKCGFTTPLKVEDNEMKYQSLSIKGPNISNAETISRIQIVGNSKIETSKDFELKNGFYINESKGLDDWHANMSLNKVLSNSFVWKNRVYEVKDIQKTIIPFTPSEIILDLNTNWTTKQIDSFVNGNQRNIYVFVNGQKTAINKENFKAIQLDFEDFHYSLLPLYKLAKNSLVITKSGTFSANFEELEASNYLKKIKTQTKQRNIKVINISADINPFWQTVKEQKYVDYFQTTLKNSLKMIEQHQFVQFKTDKNLVNIEPANISIKEKPQDSISKSNGPNHIYRMYAFGKVLEEQVKIQTDTLASNQYVELAKDANIVTPISSLIVLETNEDYKKNGIEKNTNTLGNASINNDGSVPEPHEWLLIIIGTGTLYFYYRKNKKQTV; encoded by the coding sequence ATGAAATACAAAACAGAAATTTTAGATTTTTATGCTCAAAAACCGGGAGTAATAATTAGTTTAATTGTTATGCTCTTCAGTACCATATTCCTTGTGACTTCTCTTGTAAGTAGAGAATTCCATTTTTACGATTATGAATCTATTGCTATACCAAGTTTGGTCTTTGAGTTTGTGTATGGAACAGTAGTCTCTTTTTTAATTTTAAGAGACAAAGAAACATACATACATCTCACGTCATTTTTAATATTGAACTGGTTTATTGGATGTTTTTGCCTGAATACCTTGATTCCGATTTTTCAGGATTTGCCAATTTGGATTTACGCCACAACGTTTGCTTTTTGCATTTCCAATTTTTTCATTTATAACAACTCAGAAGGAAATTCTAATACTTTCTATTACTTTTTTGTTAATGGATTTTCCTTTACAGTGATTCTTTATTTCGCAGTTTATCTGATTCCGGTTATGCCTTATTCTTTTGTCGGAATTATTGCCTTGGGATTAGGTTTTTACGGTTTGGTTCCCGCTCTGGTTATCGCTATCCATACCTGGACTGTGCTTCGCTATTTAAACCGAAATAGAATTTACTTTATTTCTTTCAGCGCAGGATTTTCAATTGTAATAATCTGTTTAATAGTTTTTACAATAGGACTAAGCATCGAAAGCAATAAAATAGCAAAAACTGCAATGGTTAAGTCTTTTAACCAGAATGATGATTTACCAAATTATATAGCTGTTTCACAAAACCTGAAACCTAATTTTTTCAATGAAATACTATTAAAGAAAGACATTGTTTATGTTGGTCCAGATGATTTTTTTTCATTTGACAATTTTAATTCTTTTAGCAATCAACAATTTAACGAGAGAAAAACACATAACCCTTTTATTAGCATTGCCTATTTATTTTGTAAAGATTCTGGTCTGAGCAACGATGATAAAATAAATATCCTAAAATCGAATTTTGATAAAAGATTAGAAACAGAAGAACAACTATGGAGTGGTGAAGATTTATTTACCAAAAACATTAAAGAAGACGTGAAAATCTATCCGGACAGCCGATTGGCTTACACTGAAATCACAATGAATATTGCTTGTGCAGAAGATTCATGGCGAGATCAGGAAGCCATTTACTCATTTCAATTACCTGAAGGATCTGTTGCAACTTCGCTTTCACTTTGGGTAAACGGAATTGAACGAAAAGGTGTCTTAACAACTAAAGAAAAAGCAAAAAAAGCATACACACAAATTGTTGGCGTGGAGAGCCGCGATCCCTCATTAATGCAGTGGAAAGAAGGGAACAAAGTTGTAGTGAGAGTTTTTCCAGTAAATTATAAAACTCCGAGAACATTTAAATGTGGTTTTACAACACCTTTGAAAGTTGAGGATAATGAAATGAAATATCAAAGTCTTTCTATAAAAGGTCCTAATATTTCAAATGCTGAAACAATTTCAAGAATTCAAATAGTGGGAAATAGCAAAATTGAAACCAGCAAAGACTTTGAACTCAAAAATGGCTTTTATATAAATGAATCAAAAGGACTGGACGATTGGCATGCAAATATGTCTTTGAATAAGGTGCTTTCTAATTCATTTGTATGGAAAAACAGAGTGTATGAAGTTAAAGACATTCAGAAAACAATTATTCCATTTACACCTTCTGAAATTATTTTGGATTTAAACACCAATTGGACTACCAAACAAATTGATTCATTTGTAAACGGGAATCAAAGAAACATTTACGTCTTTGTAAATGGTCAAAAAACAGCAATTAATAAAGAGAATTTCAAAGCGATTCAGCTAGATTTTGAAGACTTCCATTATTCTTTATTACCTCTATATAAATTAGCAAAAAACAGTTTGGTCATTACAAAATCCGGAACATTTTCAGCCAATTTTGAAGAATTGGAAGCTTCAAATTATCTAAAGAAAATTAAAACCCAAACGAAACAACGAAACATCAAGGTTATTAATATCTCGGCAGATATTAATCCGTTTTGGCAGACTGTCAAAGAGCAAAAATATGTCGATTACTTTCAGACGACTTTGAAGAATAGCTTAAAAATGATTGAGCAACATCAATTTGTACAATTTAAAACAGATAAAAACCTGGTAAATATTGAACCTGCAAATATTTCTATTAAGGAAAAACCACAGGACAGTATTTCAAAAAGCAATGGTCCAAATCATATTTACAGAATGTATGCTTTTGGAAAAGTTCTGGAAGAACAGGTAAAAATTCAGACTGACACTTTGGCCAGCAATCAATATGTTGAATTAGCAAAAGATGCCAATATAGTAACTCCAATTTCTTCATTAATTGTACTTGAAACCAATGAAGATTATAAAAAGAACGGTATTGAGAAAAATACAAATACTTTAGGAAATGCCTCCATAAACAATGACGGATCTGTTCCTGAGCCTCATGAATGGTTATTAATTATTATCGGAACTGGAACACTTTACTTCTATTATAGAAAAAATAAAAAACAGACTGTCTAA
- the xrtN gene encoding exosortase N, which translates to MNHLLKYQKTIGIFIVFCLLIINYKIVLAGLDSNLFGILFSIALFFIGGRKTTLNLNFPLFAMIFILEFISYRLHTKSVHFLALALFICLIYYNITQKFSFIAFICVLLFSSLFSTFFDYLTTEIKQALCYFVYVTLKNFIPINKIEGVNFYINNAKITIDTACMGLSMFKTGLLSGALLLTLEEKKHQKYFNIIQILLFCCVLIVLNIISNYFRIITLILFNCTEENVLHHTIGILCFIFYQIIPMLFLIRFFKPKKEEIKITKNFYPIFFTIIPTIIVVVATSFEIKKEQYYNLLENLNPEYKNQKGVWVNKEVFKIVTSDKLIYIKTSNHNPLVCWTGAGYKIIESKEVKKGNEKIWQVKIEKDQILYYSYWWYECNSKKYTSLIDVLLMKLFDNKPVRLINETSKA; encoded by the coding sequence ATGAATCATTTATTGAAATACCAAAAAACAATTGGCATCTTTATCGTTTTCTGTCTTTTAATTATTAATTATAAGATTGTATTGGCAGGGTTAGACAGTAATTTGTTTGGAATCCTATTTTCAATAGCATTATTTTTTATTGGGGGAAGAAAAACAACCTTAAACCTAAACTTCCCTCTTTTTGCAATGATTTTTATATTAGAATTTATCAGCTACCGACTTCATACCAAATCTGTACATTTTCTGGCTTTGGCTTTATTTATATGTCTTATATATTATAACATAACTCAAAAATTTTCATTCATTGCCTTCATCTGCGTCCTTTTGTTTTCTTCACTTTTTAGTACATTTTTCGATTATCTGACAACAGAAATAAAACAAGCTCTTTGCTATTTTGTCTATGTGACTTTAAAGAATTTTATCCCAATTAATAAAATAGAAGGTGTTAATTTTTATATTAATAATGCAAAAATCACGATTGACACTGCCTGTATGGGTTTGTCAATGTTTAAAACGGGTTTGTTGTCTGGCGCACTTTTACTGACATTGGAAGAAAAAAAACATCAAAAATATTTCAACATCATACAAATTCTTCTTTTTTGCTGTGTCTTAATTGTCCTGAATATTATTTCAAATTATTTCAGAATCATCACGTTGATTTTATTTAATTGTACCGAAGAAAATGTACTACATCATACTATTGGAATACTCTGTTTTATCTTTTATCAAATTATACCAATGCTTTTTTTAATCCGTTTCTTTAAACCGAAAAAAGAAGAAATTAAAATAACGAAGAATTTTTATCCAATTTTCTTCACTATCATTCCCACAATAATAGTAGTAGTCGCCACCAGTTTTGAAATAAAAAAAGAACAGTATTACAATTTACTTGAAAATCTAAATCCGGAATATAAAAATCAAAAAGGAGTTTGGGTAAATAAGGAAGTATTTAAAATTGTGACATCAGACAAACTAATTTATATTAAAACTTCTAATCACAACCCATTAGTTTGCTGGACAGGCGCCGGATATAAAATAATTGAATCGAAGGAAGTTAAAAAAGGAAATGAAAAAATTTGGCAGGTTAAAATAGAGAAAGATCAAATCCTATATTACTCTTATTGGTGGTATGAATGCAATAGTAAAAAGTACACTTCACTTATTGACGTCCTTTTAATGAAACTATTCGACAACAAACCTGTGCGCCTAATTAACGAAACAAGTAAAGCTTAA
- a CDS encoding MoxR family ATPase, with product MSDVAAIHNLVQKRNELKSEIAKIIVGQDAVVDQILLCIFSGGHALLIGVPGLAKTLMINTLSQALGLDFKRIQFTPDLMPSDILGSEILDENRQFKFIKGPIFSNIILADEINRTPPKTQAALLEAMQERSVTIAGQNYKLDLPYFVLATQNPIEQEGTYPLPEAQLDRFMFAVKLEYPTFEEEVQVVKRTTSDVKTTINPLFTAQEIIDFQHLIRRIPVADNVIEYAVTLVSKTRPDNALSNAFVKNYLDWGAGPRASQNLILAAKAHAAFHGKFSPDIEDVKAVATGILRHRIIKNYKADAEGITEDIIIQKLL from the coding sequence ATGTCTGACGTAGCAGCAATTCATAATTTAGTCCAAAAACGAAACGAATTAAAATCAGAAATAGCAAAAATCATTGTAGGCCAGGATGCAGTTGTAGATCAAATTTTATTGTGTATATTTTCAGGAGGACACGCTCTTTTAATTGGAGTTCCGGGCTTGGCAAAAACATTAATGATTAATACTTTGTCTCAGGCTTTAGGTTTAGATTTTAAAAGAATTCAGTTTACGCCGGATTTGATGCCTTCAGATATTTTAGGAAGTGAGATTCTGGATGAAAACAGACAGTTTAAATTCATCAAAGGACCGATCTTTTCAAATATTATTTTGGCAGATGAGATCAATAGAACTCCACCAAAAACACAAGCCGCTTTACTTGAAGCAATGCAGGAACGTTCGGTAACTATTGCAGGACAAAATTATAAATTAGATTTACCATATTTTGTATTAGCAACTCAAAATCCAATTGAGCAAGAGGGAACGTATCCGTTACCGGAAGCTCAGTTAGACCGTTTTATGTTTGCTGTAAAATTAGAATATCCAACTTTTGAAGAAGAAGTTCAGGTTGTTAAACGTACAACATCTGATGTGAAAACAACGATTAATCCATTATTTACGGCACAAGAAATTATTGATTTCCAACATTTGATCCGCAGAATCCCTGTGGCAGATAATGTAATTGAATATGCAGTGACTTTGGTTAGCAAAACTCGTCCTGATAATGCTTTGTCTAATGCTTTTGTGAAAAATTATTTGGACTGGGGTGCTGGGCCAAGAGCTTCTCAAAATTTGATTCTGGCAGCAAAAGCACATGCAGCTTTTCATGGTAAATTTTCACCAGATATTGAAGATGTAAAAGCAGTTGCAACCGGAATTTTACGCCACAGAATTATTAAAAATTATAAAGCAGATGCTGAAGGAATAACAGAAGATATTATTATTCAGAAGTTACTTTAG
- a CDS encoding peptidylprolyl isomerase, translating to MLLKKLQLKTIDYKLVLTMCFLLFFNSIVSAQEIIPDVVAQKPVEVPTGQKLKVDGIIATVGDYIVLDSDIDKGFLEITAQGGNVKDITRCQMLGKLLEDKLYAHQAIQDSIIVSDAEVRSMMDDRLNYMVKQVGDINKVVEYYKKSSVEEFKTYFADILKEQKLSSEMRDKIVDGVQITPEEVRNFFKKIPKDELPTFGAEMEVAQIVVEPKVSKEDEQKVIDRLNAIRKDVLEGSSFATKAVLYSQDPGSSSNGGYYKMTRKTPFVKEFKDVAFSLQEGEISEPFKTNFGYHIIMIDKIKGQEVELRHILISPTVTEDALKEAKERITNIRKKIESKEVTFADAARTESDEKETRANGGVLINPNTQDTRFELTKMDPTLYSQVSNLKDTEVSQPLLSTDDKGKKTYKLITVTNRIDEHVADYAKDYTKIKDLALKEKQIEAIGKWFDTKIKDTYIKIIGEYRDCAFTNNWLKK from the coding sequence ATGTTATTAAAAAAATTACAGCTAAAAACAATTGATTACAAACTAGTGTTGACAATGTGTTTTTTACTTTTTTTCAACTCAATTGTTTCGGCTCAGGAAATTATTCCAGATGTTGTGGCTCAAAAACCAGTTGAAGTTCCTACTGGACAGAAGCTAAAAGTTGACGGTATCATTGCTACTGTTGGAGATTATATTGTTTTAGATTCAGATATTGATAAAGGATTTTTAGAAATTACTGCTCAGGGAGGAAATGTAAAAGATATTACAAGATGTCAGATGCTTGGTAAACTTTTAGAAGATAAACTATATGCACACCAAGCGATTCAGGATAGTATTATAGTAAGTGATGCAGAAGTAAGAAGCATGATGGACGACAGACTGAATTATATGGTAAAACAAGTGGGTGATATCAATAAAGTAGTTGAATATTATAAAAAAAGTTCGGTAGAAGAGTTTAAAACTTATTTTGCAGATATTTTAAAAGAACAAAAATTATCTTCAGAAATGAGAGATAAAATTGTCGATGGCGTACAAATTACACCCGAAGAAGTTCGTAATTTCTTTAAAAAAATACCTAAAGATGAGCTTCCAACTTTTGGAGCAGAAATGGAAGTGGCGCAGATTGTGGTAGAACCAAAAGTTTCAAAAGAAGATGAACAAAAAGTAATTGATAGATTAAATGCTATTAGAAAAGATGTTCTTGAGGGTTCAAGTTTTGCTACAAAAGCAGTTTTGTATTCGCAGGATCCCGGGTCTTCATCAAATGGAGGATATTATAAAATGACCAGAAAAACACCTTTTGTAAAAGAATTTAAAGATGTAGCATTTAGCTTGCAGGAAGGTGAAATTTCAGAGCCTTTTAAAACAAATTTTGGATATCATATTATTATGATAGATAAAATTAAGGGACAAGAAGTTGAGTTACGTCATATTTTAATTTCACCAACGGTTACTGAGGATGCATTGAAAGAAGCAAAAGAAAGAATTACCAACATTAGAAAAAAGATAGAATCTAAAGAAGTAACCTTTGCAGATGCTGCCAGAACAGAGTCTGACGAGAAAGAAACAAGAGCAAATGGGGGTGTATTAATAAATCCTAATACGCAAGACACTCGTTTTGAGTTAACTAAGATGGATCCTACATTGTATAGCCAGGTTTCGAATCTAAAAGATACTGAAGTTTCTCAGCCGCTTTTAAGTACAGATGATAAAGGAAAAAAAACGTATAAATTAATTACTGTTACTAATAGAATTGATGAGCACGTAGCTGATTATGCTAAGGATTATACAAAAATTAAAGATTTAGCATTGAAAGAAAAACAGATTGAAGCAATTGGAAAATGGTTCGATACTAAGATTAAAGATACTTACATTAAAATTATTGGAGAATATAGAGATTGTGCTTTTACGAACAATTGGTTGAAAAAATAA
- a CDS encoding alpha-amylase → MKNHNAKIYLMTAITAFFCSCSPNETTEVDSRAESQQFEIINVTHHDGKPFSTGAKSSLTGKYVDNPGGGVMMQAFYWDVPAGGNWWNTVNGKVTAWSNAGIGSIWLPPASKAQNGAFSMGYDPTDYFDFGDYNQNGTTETRFGSKTELVSLITKAHTENMKVYADIVINHNSGGQSEANPFTGTNTWTNFNGIASGKFKRTYVNFYKNSYGNNDEGSFGGFPDLCHADPYVQDWLWKRADGVGKYYKNTMKFDGWRFDYVKGFAPWVVYDWNANVGGFSVGELWDSNVDILNNWANSANSSVFDFACYYKMNDAFDGNNLALLNDDMMWKRNPYKAVTFVANHDTDEISNKLLAYSYILTHEGYPTIFYRDYEEWLDKTKLNNLIWIHNNKATGTTSILYSDNDEYVARRNGYNGNPGLVVYINNSDVWQERWIQTNWANTQIKDFTGNSTWYPTTQADKWVKIQCPPKGYSVWSINQ, encoded by the coding sequence ATGAAAAACCACAATGCAAAAATTTATTTGATGACTGCGATCACAGCATTTTTTTGTTCGTGTTCGCCAAATGAAACAACTGAAGTTGACTCAAGAGCTGAAAGTCAACAATTTGAAATTATTAATGTGACACATCATGACGGAAAGCCTTTTAGCACAGGAGCTAAATCATCACTAACTGGAAAATATGTTGATAATCCAGGTGGCGGAGTTATGATGCAAGCCTTTTATTGGGATGTTCCGGCCGGAGGAAATTGGTGGAATACCGTTAATGGTAAAGTGACCGCGTGGTCGAATGCCGGAATAGGTTCTATTTGGCTTCCACCTGCTTCAAAAGCACAAAACGGGGCTTTCTCTATGGGATACGATCCAACAGATTATTTTGATTTTGGAGATTATAATCAAAATGGAACTACAGAAACGAGATTTGGGTCTAAAACTGAATTGGTAAGTTTGATTACAAAAGCACATACTGAAAACATGAAAGTATATGCCGACATTGTAATTAATCACAATAGTGGAGGGCAATCTGAAGCAAATCCATTTACAGGAACTAATACGTGGACTAATTTTAATGGAATTGCTTCCGGAAAATTCAAACGCACTTATGTGAATTTTTATAAAAATAGTTATGGAAACAACGACGAAGGTTCTTTTGGAGGTTTTCCAGACTTGTGCCATGCAGATCCTTATGTACAGGATTGGTTATGGAAAAGAGCTGACGGAGTTGGTAAATATTATAAAAACACCATGAAATTTGACGGATGGCGATTTGATTATGTGAAAGGTTTTGCTCCTTGGGTTGTATACGATTGGAATGCAAACGTTGGTGGATTTTCTGTTGGTGAATTATGGGATTCTAATGTAGACATATTAAATAACTGGGCTAATAGTGCCAACAGTTCAGTCTTTGATTTTGCCTGTTATTATAAAATGAATGATGCTTTTGACGGAAATAATCTTGCGCTTCTGAATGATGATATGATGTGGAAAAGAAATCCGTACAAAGCAGTAACATTTGTAGCAAATCATGATACTGATGAGATTTCAAATAAATTATTGGCGTATTCATATATTTTAACGCATGAAGGATACCCAACAATCTTCTACAGAGATTATGAAGAATGGCTTGATAAAACGAAACTAAACAATTTGATTTGGATTCATAATAACAAAGCAACAGGGACAACGTCGATTTTATACTCAGACAATGATGAATATGTAGCCAGAAGAAATGGATACAATGGAAATCCAGGATTAGTTGTTTACATTAATAATTCTGATGTTTGGCAGGAAAGATGGATTCAGACAAATTGGGCTAATACTCAAATTAAAGATTTTACAGGTAATTCGACCTGGTATCCAACTACACAAGCGGATAAATGGGTAAAAATTCAATGTCCTCCAAAAGGATATTCGGTTTGGTCTATTAATCAATAA